Proteins co-encoded in one Jeotgalibacillus malaysiensis genomic window:
- a CDS encoding peptide ABC transporter substrate-binding protein, which yields MTTETLLRVENLKKHFPIRGGILGKEVGSVKAVEGVSFEVKKGETLGIVGESGCGKSTTGRMLLRLIEPTDGKVYFEGQDVTQLSTGDMRKLRRDMQMVFQDPFASLNPRHTVEKILEEPLKVHGIGTPKERKQKVRELLEIVGLSSYHAKRYPHQFSGGQRQRIGIARALMTQPKLIIADEPVSALDVSIQSQVLNLMQDLQKEFQLTYIVIAHDLGVVRHISDRVGVMYLGRMAELTDSEKLYDKPLHPYTQALLSAVPIPDPLYQKDAVVLEGDIPSPSNPPSGCAFHTRCPFKMDVCSQKVPELREHEPGHYVACHLYTEEGSAAGQNKQLLEEGKHE from the coding sequence ATGACAACAGAAACACTGTTAAGAGTTGAAAATCTTAAAAAACACTTCCCGATCAGGGGCGGTATTCTCGGTAAAGAAGTAGGGTCTGTTAAGGCCGTAGAAGGCGTTTCATTCGAAGTGAAAAAAGGCGAAACGCTTGGCATTGTAGGAGAATCGGGCTGCGGTAAATCGACAACCGGACGCATGCTGCTGAGACTGATCGAACCGACAGACGGTAAAGTGTATTTTGAAGGACAGGATGTAACACAGCTCAGCACAGGTGATATGAGAAAGCTGAGACGTGATATGCAGATGGTGTTTCAGGATCCTTTTGCATCACTGAATCCGAGACATACAGTTGAAAAGATACTTGAAGAGCCGCTAAAAGTTCACGGTATCGGCACACCAAAAGAACGTAAACAGAAAGTGCGTGAGTTGCTCGAAATTGTCGGATTAAGCAGTTACCACGCGAAGCGTTATCCGCACCAGTTCAGTGGCGGTCAGCGTCAGAGAATCGGAATTGCGCGCGCACTTATGACACAGCCAAAATTAATTATCGCAGACGAACCTGTATCTGCACTGGATGTATCTATCCAGTCACAGGTGCTGAATCTGATGCAGGATCTGCAAAAAGAATTCCAGTTGACGTATATCGTGATCGCTCATGATCTCGGTGTCGTTCGCCATATAAGTGACCGTGTAGGTGTGATGTATCTTGGCCGTATGGCTGAGCTGACAGACAGTGAAAAGCTGTATGACAAACCGCTTCACCCATATACACAGGCACTGCTATCAGCGGTTCCGATCCCGGATCCACTGTATCAAAAAGACGCAGTTGTACTTGAAGGGGATATTCCGAGTCCATCGAATCCACCTTCCGGCTGCGCATTCCACACAAGATGTCCTTTTAAAATGGATGTCTGCTCACAAAAGGTCCCTGAACTGAGGGAACATGAACCCGGACATTACGTTGCCTGCCATTTATATACAGAGGAAGGCAGTGCAGCGGGTCAAAATAAACAATTACTCGAGGAGGGAAAGCATGAATAA
- a CDS encoding dipeptide-binding ABC transporter, periplasmic substrate-binding component: MNKKVWLLFFVLLLTVSTALFGCSSEDGASDDGGSGNDGGDAAEESNGDTQDTLVFGRGGDSVALDPITVTDGESFKVTKNIFETIVEFGEQDTEINPGLAEEWEVSEDGLTYTFMLREGVTFHDGEPFNAEAVKANFDRWANGTEDKFYYYKSMFGGFGDEEGHVIESVDAVDESTIEITLKRPQAPFLKNLAMSPFAIVSPKAISEMSEDELAENPVGTGPFKFVEWRRNERIVLEKNEDYWNSEYPKVNQVIFRSIPENSARLNALMSGEIDLADGINPSDAAQIEGDENLQLFERPSMNVGYLGLTATREPFDDPKVRQAMNHAIDRQAIVDAFFEGRAEVAKNPMPPVIAGYNDEIEGYEYDPERAKELLEEAGLGDGFDMELWAMPVPRPYMPDGQKVAEAIQSNLAEVGINAEIVTYEWATYLEKARMGEADAFLLGWTGDNGDADNFLYVLLDQDNIGSNNYTYYENQEVHDLLIEAQSETDEDTRNQLYMEAQELIHQDAPWVPLAHSTPLMAGSANLQGFMPHPTGSDWLHTVSFE, translated from the coding sequence ATGAATAAGAAAGTCTGGCTATTGTTTTTTGTACTATTACTTACAGTTTCAACAGCATTGTTTGGATGCTCAAGCGAGGATGGGGCGTCGGATGACGGCGGTTCAGGTAATGACGGCGGCGATGCTGCAGAAGAATCAAATGGGGACACTCAGGATACATTGGTATTTGGACGCGGAGGAGACTCTGTAGCCCTTGATCCGATCACTGTTACTGACGGTGAATCATTCAAAGTAACAAAGAATATTTTTGAAACAATTGTTGAATTCGGGGAGCAGGACACTGAAATCAATCCTGGTCTTGCTGAAGAATGGGAAGTATCTGAAGATGGATTAACTTATACATTCATGCTGCGTGAAGGTGTTACTTTCCATGATGGAGAGCCTTTCAATGCAGAAGCAGTTAAAGCGAACTTTGATCGCTGGGCAAATGGAACAGAAGATAAGTTCTATTACTACAAGTCAATGTTTGGTGGATTTGGTGATGAAGAAGGTCACGTAATTGAATCAGTTGATGCAGTGGATGAGTCTACTATCGAAATTACGCTGAAGCGTCCACAGGCACCATTCCTTAAAAACCTTGCAATGAGTCCATTTGCAATCGTATCACCGAAAGCAATTTCTGAAATGAGTGAAGATGAGCTTGCTGAAAATCCTGTAGGTACAGGACCATTCAAGTTTGTTGAGTGGAGAAGAAACGAGCGCATTGTACTTGAAAAGAACGAAGACTACTGGAATTCTGAATATCCGAAAGTTAATCAGGTTATTTTCCGTTCAATTCCTGAAAACTCTGCACGTCTTAACGCACTGATGAGCGGTGAGATTGATCTTGCAGATGGTATTAACCCGAGTGATGCTGCACAAATTGAAGGAGATGAAAATCTTCAGCTGTTTGAGCGTCCGTCAATGAACGTTGGGTACCTTGGTCTTACTGCTACACGTGAGCCATTTGACGATCCGAAAGTACGTCAGGCGATGAACCACGCGATTGACCGTCAGGCAATTGTTGATGCATTCTTCGAGGGACGCGCTGAAGTAGCGAAAAACCCTATGCCACCTGTAATTGCCGGCTACAATGATGAGATTGAAGGCTATGAGTATGATCCTGAAAGAGCGAAAGAACTTCTTGAAGAAGCAGGCCTTGGTGATGGATTTGACATGGAGCTTTGGGCAATGCCTGTTCCACGTCCATACATGCCGGATGGCCAGAAGGTAGCTGAAGCAATTCAGAGTAACCTTGCTGAAGTAGGAATCAACGCTGAGATCGTTACTTATGAGTGGGCGACTTACCTTGAAAAAGCACGTATGGGAGAAGCAGATGCATTCCTTCTTGGATGGACTGGAGATAATGGTGATGCTGATAACTTCCTTTATGTTCTTCTTGATCAGGACAACATTGGAAGTAACAACTACACTTACTACGAAAACCAGGAAGTACATGATCTGTTAATTGAAGCACAGTCTGAAACTGATGAAGATACTCGTAATCAGCTTTACATGGAAGCACAGGAACTGATTCACCAGGATGCACCATGGGTACCACTTGCACACTCTACGCCTCTAATGGCTGGTAGTGCAAACCTTCAGGGCTTCATGCCTCACCCAACTGGTTCTGACTGGTTACACACTGTTTCATTCGAATAA
- a CDS encoding peptide ABC transporter permease, which translates to MLQYIIRRLLQLIPVLLGMTFIVFLIIRAIPGDPALVILGQQATEDAVAALRESLGLDNPWYVQYFQYLGNLMTGDLGESIRTRTPVNEEIWPYLATTFELSIFAIVIAVIVGVNAGIISAWFQNSWFDYTAMVLALVGVSMPIFWLGLMMQYQFSLQWDWFPTTGREDVRNPVNAITNLYLIDTLIQGRFDQFVDVLRHLVMPGIALATIPMAIIARMTRSSMLEVMKSDYIRTARAKGEKMFWVVYKHSLKNAVIPVLTVIGLQTGLLLGGAILTETIFGLPGVGRYIYEGISSRDYPVIQSGILIVAFIFVMINLIVDILYSIIDPRIRYN; encoded by the coding sequence ATGCTCCAGTATATTATCAGAAGACTACTGCAGCTAATTCCTGTATTGCTTGGAATGACATTTATCGTATTCCTGATTATCCGTGCAATCCCCGGAGACCCTGCACTTGTTATTTTAGGACAGCAGGCGACTGAAGATGCCGTAGCGGCACTGAGAGAATCTCTGGGACTCGATAATCCATGGTACGTTCAGTACTTTCAATACTTAGGTAATTTAATGACAGGGGATCTTGGGGAATCAATCCGTACAAGAACACCGGTAAATGAAGAAATCTGGCCTTATTTGGCTACTACTTTTGAGCTTTCAATTTTTGCGATTGTCATTGCTGTGATTGTAGGTGTGAACGCAGGCATCATATCTGCATGGTTCCAGAACTCATGGTTTGACTATACAGCCATGGTGCTGGCGCTTGTTGGTGTATCAATGCCAATCTTTTGGCTTGGTCTGATGATGCAGTATCAGTTTTCATTGCAGTGGGACTGGTTCCCGACAACCGGGCGTGAAGATGTTCGTAATCCGGTCAATGCCATTACAAATCTTTATCTGATCGATACATTGATTCAGGGGCGCTTTGATCAATTTGTGGATGTACTGCGTCACCTCGTCATGCCTGGAATTGCGCTTGCAACAATTCCGATGGCGATTATCGCACGAATGACAAGATCAAGCATGCTTGAAGTGATGAAGTCTGACTACATTCGTACTGCACGTGCGAAGGGTGAGAAGATGTTCTGGGTTGTGTATAAGCACTCTTTAAAAAATGCTGTTATTCCTGTACTGACGGTAATTGGTCTGCAGACGGGGCTGTTACTTGGAGGAGCGATTCTGACTGAAACGATTTTCGGATTACCAGGGGTTGGCCGTTACATTTATGAAGGAATTTCATCCCGTGATTATCCTGTGATTCAGTCCGGTATTTTAATCGTTGCCTTTATCTTCGTTATGATCAACCTGATTGTAGATATTCTGTACTCAATCATTGATCCGCGGATTCGTTATAACTAA
- a CDS encoding diguanylate cyclase — translation MGEPARKLEPANKPPQEETISPWKEAWRKFRKNKIALVGTSIVFFFILVAIFAPVIAPQGINEQDLPNRLQPPSADFWFGTDDFGRDIFSRVVYGARLSLTVGFLAVVGSAIVGSMLGIIAGYYGKWVDTIISRLFDIMLAFPSILLAIAVVSILGPSLRNALIAIAIINIPNFGRLIRSRVLSVKEEEYIMAAKAIGMSDRRILFSHVLPNSMTPIIVQGSLAVATAILEAAALGFLGLGAQIPEPEWGAMLAASRALLVQAPWTLFFPGLAIMLAVLGFNLMGDGLRDALDPKMKT, via the coding sequence ATGGGTGAACCGGCTCGTAAGTTGGAACCGGCTAATAAGCCGCCTCAGGAGGAAACAATTTCTCCGTGGAAAGAGGCCTGGAGAAAGTTCAGGAAAAATAAAATTGCACTGGTAGGTACCAGTATTGTCTTTTTCTTTATTCTGGTTGCGATTTTTGCACCAGTCATTGCACCGCAGGGGATCAACGAACAGGATCTGCCTAACAGACTTCAGCCGCCATCAGCGGATTTCTGGTTTGGAACGGATGATTTTGGGCGCGATATCTTTTCCCGTGTCGTATACGGCGCAAGGCTGTCACTGACAGTAGGATTTCTCGCAGTAGTAGGTTCAGCAATTGTCGGTAGTATGCTTGGTATCATCGCAGGCTATTACGGTAAATGGGTGGACACGATCATTTCACGTCTATTTGATATTATGCTTGCTTTTCCTAGTATTCTATTAGCGATTGCGGTTGTATCGATTCTTGGACCTTCACTGCGTAACGCATTAATTGCGATTGCCATTATTAATATTCCGAACTTCGGGCGCCTGATCAGATCGCGCGTACTTAGTGTCAAAGAAGAAGAATATATTATGGCGGCAAAAGCGATTGGGATGAGTGACAGACGTATTCTGTTTTCACACGTACTGCCTAATTCAATGACGCCGATTATCGTTCAGGGCTCGCTTGCTGTAGCAACAGCGATCCTTGAAGCCGCAGCACTTGGCTTCCTTGGACTTGGTGCACAGATTCCTGAGCCTGAGTGGGGTGCAATGCTTGCAGCGTCAAGAGCACTGCTCGTACAGGCACCATGGACGCTGTTCTTCCCGGGCCTTGCGATTATGCTTGCTGTACTCGGCTTTAACTTAATGGGTGACGGATTACGTGATGCACTAGATCCTAAAATGAAGACATAA
- a CDS encoding putative carboxylesterase nap: MLHYRTYFTQQSLPWVTFIHGAGGSSSIWFKQIKEYRKHFNVLVIDLRGHGQSERGRWRKGDTFKDIAKEVIDVLDAENIKHSHFIGISLGTIVVQTITSEYTQYVRSQTLCGAIIQLDIRTKFLLWVGRTTKRFIPYMLLYKLFAWIIMPNRDHEESRLAFVNSAKKMCQKEFIKWFSLTRMINPYLAKLQLDHKGVPTFFVMGQEDYLFRAPVEELVKRDPSLSYVTIRKSGHVCNIDQPQEFNDRTIEYIKQQEQIFSVTG, translated from the coding sequence TTGCTACATTATCGAACGTATTTTACACAGCAGTCCCTCCCATGGGTGACATTCATTCACGGCGCGGGAGGCAGTTCAAGCATCTGGTTCAAACAGATTAAAGAATATAGAAAACATTTTAATGTACTGGTTATTGATCTCCGTGGACACGGTCAGTCTGAACGCGGCCGCTGGAGAAAAGGTGATACTTTTAAAGATATTGCAAAAGAAGTCATTGATGTGCTGGATGCAGAAAATATTAAGCATTCTCACTTCATCGGAATTTCACTTGGAACAATCGTGGTTCAGACCATTACGAGCGAGTATACGCAATATGTTCGCTCCCAGACGCTATGCGGTGCGATTATTCAGCTTGATATCCGTACAAAGTTCCTCCTTTGGGTAGGACGTACGACAAAGCGTTTCATTCCGTATATGCTGCTTTATAAGCTGTTTGCCTGGATCATTATGCCGAACAGAGATCACGAAGAGTCACGCCTGGCATTTGTGAACTCAGCTAAAAAAATGTGCCAGAAGGAGTTCATTAAGTGGTTCTCATTAACAAGAATGATTAACCCTTACCTGGCTAAATTACAGCTCGACCATAAAGGGGTTCCTACCTTTTTTGTAATGGGACAGGAGGATTACCTTTTCAGAGCACCGGTGGAAGAGCTCGTTAAAAGAGACCCTTCACTCAGCTATGTCACGATTCGTAAGTCTGGTCACGTATGTAACATTGATCAGCCTCAGGAATTTAACGACCGAACCATTGAATATATTAAACAACAGGAACAAATCTTTTCCGTAACCGGCTGA
- a CDS encoding histidine kinase, whose translation MLVLAMLERLGIIVTVAFLLTRLPFFRRLFDAQLQINFRQRLLLVVVFGCFGIIGTYTGIVVNPIDDSMYRWTTVLGEDEALANSRVLGVVVAGLLGGWRIGIGAGLIAGVHRFFLGGFTGFACGIATIVAGAIAGIISKKQKKNRIVTPQVAFIVGASAEAVQMLIILGIARPFDLALALVQDIGLPMIIANGIGTALFVLIIRSVIQEEERMGAVQSQKALRIANLTLTHMRKGLTPVSAGEVCAILYKEIPSLAVAITDRNKILSHIGNGLDHHGTGEEIRTEATKYVIESGQGVTVGKESIQCENPDCMLQAAVIAPLKRKDQTIGTLKVYFSSERMISPIMLELIRGLSTLLSHQLEIADGEKHKELARESEIKMLQAQVSPHFLFNALNTIVSLIRTNPDHARKLLLSLSAFFRQNLAGTTRQVSTLSEEVEHVKSYLSIEEARFYDRLDVYYDIEDGALLAAVPPLTLQPLVENAVKHGLKGKSEDGKLIVRANKEENRIKIEVEDNGEGIDSARITSLLESPVTSEKGTGIGLYNLNERLVKMIDEKSGLSIQSEKGKGTVISFSVPSPNAKRLEEVM comes from the coding sequence ATGCTTGTACTTGCAATGCTTGAAAGACTTGGTATTATCGTAACGGTTGCTTTTCTGCTGACGAGACTGCCGTTTTTCAGAAGGCTCTTTGACGCCCAGCTGCAAATCAACTTCAGGCAGCGGCTGCTGTTAGTCGTTGTATTCGGCTGCTTTGGAATTATTGGAACGTATACAGGCATTGTTGTAAACCCGATAGATGATTCAATGTACAGATGGACAACTGTATTAGGTGAAGATGAGGCGCTCGCAAACTCAAGGGTGCTTGGCGTAGTCGTAGCTGGTCTGCTTGGAGGCTGGAGAATCGGTATAGGTGCAGGTCTGATTGCAGGCGTTCACCGCTTTTTCCTGGGTGGCTTTACAGGTTTTGCATGCGGAATTGCAACCATTGTCGCAGGGGCGATTGCCGGTATTATTTCTAAAAAGCAGAAGAAAAACCGCATTGTTACGCCTCAGGTTGCCTTTATTGTAGGTGCATCTGCAGAGGCAGTTCAGATGCTGATTATTCTTGGTATTGCCCGTCCGTTTGACCTGGCGCTCGCACTTGTACAGGATATCGGGCTGCCGATGATTATCGCCAATGGAATTGGAACTGCATTGTTTGTACTGATCATACGCAGTGTTATTCAGGAAGAAGAGCGGATGGGAGCGGTCCAGTCTCAAAAGGCGCTTAGAATCGCGAATCTTACGCTGACACATATGAGAAAAGGATTAACGCCAGTGTCTGCCGGTGAAGTATGCGCCATTCTTTATAAGGAAATCCCGTCTTTAGCTGTTGCAATCACGGACCGGAATAAGATCCTTTCTCATATTGGCAATGGGCTTGACCACCATGGCACAGGGGAAGAAATCCGGACAGAAGCAACGAAATATGTGATTGAATCAGGTCAGGGGGTCACTGTCGGAAAAGAATCCATTCAGTGTGAAAACCCGGACTGTATGCTGCAGGCCGCTGTCATTGCACCGCTGAAAAGAAAGGATCAAACAATTGGAACATTGAAAGTTTATTTTTCTTCAGAGCGAATGATTTCACCGATTATGCTTGAACTGATCAGGGGATTATCGACACTGCTGAGTCATCAGCTTGAAATTGCAGACGGTGAAAAGCACAAGGAACTAGCCAGGGAATCAGAAATTAAAATGCTGCAGGCGCAGGTCAGCCCGCATTTCTTATTTAATGCGCTCAATACAATCGTTTCTCTGATCAGAACGAACCCTGACCATGCGAGAAAGCTGCTCCTATCCCTTTCAGCATTTTTCAGACAGAATCTGGCGGGTACAACGCGTCAGGTGTCAACGCTGAGTGAAGAGGTTGAGCATGTGAAATCATATTTATCCATTGAAGAAGCAAGATTTTATGACCGGCTGGATGTCTATTATGACATTGAAGATGGAGCACTGTTAGCGGCAGTGCCGCCACTCACACTTCAGCCACTCGTTGAAAATGCTGTTAAGCACGGGTTGAAGGGAAAAAGTGAAGACGGGAAACTAATTGTCAGAGCAAATAAAGAAGAAAACAGGATTAAAATAGAGGTTGAAGATAACGGTGAAGGAATTGATTCAGCCAGAATTACTTCCCTCCTTGAAAGTCCGGTTACATCAGAAAAGGGAACAGGGATCGGGCTGTATAACCTGAATGAAAGACTGGTTAAAATGATAGATGAAAAATCCGGATTGTCGATTCAATCAGAGAAGGGGAAAGGCACAGTCATCAGCTTTTCGGTTCCGTCCCCGAATGCAAAGCGTCTGGAAGAGGTGATGTAA
- a CDS encoding carbon starvation protein CstA translates to MVTFLVAIAILIVGYFTYGKFVEKVFGVKEERMTPAYANADGVDYVPMDTKRNSMIQLLNIAGVGPIFGPIMGALYGPVAFLWIVFGCIFAGAVHDYLTGMISIRNRGAHLPELAGKFLGKAFRHVVNAFSILLLVLVGTVFVTAPAALIADISPAWITMGAIIVCIFLYYIVATLLPVDKIIGRLYPIFGALLLISAIGIGGALVVQGHPIPEMTFENMHPAGLAVFPLLFLTISCGALSGFHATQSPIISRTTQKEGQGRKIFYGMMILEGIIAMIWAAAGMALFNGADLNEILAAGGPAAVVREVSITTLGAIGGTLAIIGVIVLPITSGDTAFRSARMIIADYIKVGQKKMSSRLWIAVPLFVISIVLTQVDFNLLWRYFSWANQSTAMIALWVGAMYLALQRKNFWIAAIPAAFITMATFTYILNAEIGFRLPIEWAYAGAALITAASIAAFFYTVRARLAASDSGLRPIVVDEDLEQSA, encoded by the coding sequence ATGGTTACATTTCTCGTCGCAATTGCCATCTTAATTGTTGGGTATTTTACGTACGGAAAGTTTGTAGAAAAAGTATTCGGGGTGAAAGAAGAACGGATGACACCAGCTTATGCAAATGCTGATGGTGTGGATTACGTGCCAATGGATACAAAAAGAAATTCAATGATTCAATTACTGAATATTGCAGGCGTTGGTCCAATCTTTGGTCCGATCATGGGGGCGCTTTACGGACCTGTTGCATTCCTGTGGATTGTCTTCGGCTGTATCTTTGCAGGAGCGGTTCATGATTATTTAACAGGTATGATCTCAATCAGAAACAGAGGGGCTCACTTACCTGAACTCGCAGGAAAGTTCCTTGGAAAAGCTTTCAGACACGTCGTGAATGCATTTTCAATTCTATTACTTGTACTTGTCGGGACAGTATTCGTTACAGCGCCGGCAGCATTGATTGCAGATATTTCACCTGCATGGATTACAATGGGTGCGATTATCGTCTGTATTTTCCTTTACTATATTGTTGCAACACTGCTTCCGGTTGATAAAATCATCGGACGCCTATATCCGATCTTTGGAGCGCTGCTGTTAATCAGTGCAATTGGAATTGGCGGCGCGCTTGTTGTGCAGGGGCATCCAATCCCTGAGATGACATTTGAGAATATGCATCCTGCAGGACTTGCTGTATTCCCACTGTTATTCTTAACAATTTCATGTGGTGCACTGTCAGGCTTCCATGCTACACAATCACCAATCATTTCAAGAACAACACAAAAAGAAGGCCAGGGAAGAAAAATCTTCTACGGCATGATGATTTTAGAGGGTATTATCGCAATGATCTGGGCAGCTGCCGGAATGGCATTATTCAACGGCGCTGACCTGAATGAAATTCTTGCTGCAGGAGGTCCGGCAGCAGTTGTAAGAGAAGTGTCTATTACAACGCTTGGCGCAATCGGAGGTACATTAGCAATTATTGGAGTGATTGTCCTTCCGATCACTTCAGGAGATACTGCTTTCAGAAGTGCGCGTATGATTATTGCCGATTATATTAAAGTGGGTCAAAAGAAAATGTCTAGTCGTCTATGGATTGCAGTACCACTGTTTGTGATCTCAATCGTACTGACACAGGTTGATTTCAATCTGCTGTGGAGATATTTCTCCTGGGCCAACCAGTCAACCGCAATGATTGCCTTATGGGTTGGTGCAATGTATCTGGCGCTTCAGCGTAAAAACTTCTGGATTGCAGCAATACCGGCAGCATTTATCACAATGGCAACGTTCACTTATATTTTGAACGCGGAAATCGGCTTCCGTCTGCCGATCGAATGGGCATATGCAGGCGCTGCACTCATTACAGCAGCATCTATCGCAGCCTTCTTCTATACAGTCAGAGCCCGTCTTGCTGCAAGTGATTCAGGCCTCCGTCCAATTGTTGTAGACGAAGACCTTGAGCAGTCAGCGTAA
- a CDS encoding isoprenylcysteine carboxyl methyltransferase, whose amino-acid sequence MSLAEWIFIIISIAWVGEFIFFRNRGTGEGDPLEQKSFYYILLSLLGMIGLALILQELRGSGAETFVTWTGLILFAAGVGLRYWGILHLKAQFTRHVTVREGDQIVSTGPYSKLRHPLYTGLFFIGTGMTLFFASIIATLAGAVLLTVTLLIRIRYEEKLLISKFGPEYEEWMKHRFRLIPFIY is encoded by the coding sequence ATGTCTCTAGCTGAATGGATATTTATCATAATCAGTATCGCATGGGTTGGGGAATTCATATTCTTCCGCAATCGTGGCACCGGGGAAGGCGACCCGCTTGAGCAGAAGTCCTTTTACTACATTCTACTGAGTCTCCTTGGCATGATCGGACTTGCGCTGATTCTCCAGGAACTGAGAGGATCCGGGGCAGAAACATTCGTAACCTGGACAGGGCTGATTCTATTTGCTGCAGGCGTTGGCCTCAGGTACTGGGGCATTCTTCATCTGAAGGCTCAGTTTACACGTCATGTGACGGTGAGGGAAGGTGACCAGATCGTCAGTACAGGTCCTTACAGTAAACTGCGACATCCGCTTTATACCGGTCTTTTTTTTATTGGGACAGGCATGACACTATTTTTTGCAAGCATTATCGCAACACTTGCAGGAGCAGTTCTTCTGACGGTAACGCTGTTAATCCGGATCCGTTATGAAGAGAAACTGCTGATTTCAAAGTTCGGACCGGAATATGAAGAATGGATGAAGCACAGATTCAGGCTGATTCCGTTTATATACTGA
- a CDS encoding phytoene desaturase, with translation MKKKAIVVGAGLAGMSAAIRLAGDGYDVKILEKNSNVGGKLNKREGKGFSFDTGPSILTMPWVLEQLFSSVHRRVEDYITIERVEPQWRTFFEDGTKIDVTSDLPDMLEQMKKVSGDTSAKLTELIHYAENMYELCMKSFYKYSLADLKDLKQHHTLKELMAMDPLSTVADGTNKRLNNKYLEQMFNFFVMYVGSNPYQAPAILNQLIYVQLGLGIHYVKGGMYNIAEGMKKLLNELRVDIHLNTPVDHLVIEGKEVKGIRTVDGTLHEADIVVSNLEAIPAYRNLVPHKEGKKEAKKLNKKFVPSVSGLVLLLGVDREFTDLKHHNFFFSENPEKEFHDIFEKGIPSDDPTVYIGISARSDETQAPKGKDNLFVLTHVPPLKEGDQGKYDWSEYRELVLDKLERNGMKGLRDSIEFEYRFTPEDLEELYGPNGGSIYGVASDKKKNGGFKIPAKSELYDNLYFVGGSTHPGGGVPMVTLSGQLTADLIKEHETQKQPS, from the coding sequence ATGAAGAAAAAAGCAATCGTAGTTGGCGCAGGTCTTGCCGGTATGTCAGCGGCAATCCGCCTGGCAGGAGACGGATATGATGTAAAGATCCTTGAGAAAAACAGTAATGTAGGGGGAAAGCTGAACAAAAGAGAAGGAAAAGGTTTCAGCTTTGATACAGGTCCATCAATCCTGACAATGCCGTGGGTGCTTGAACAGCTGTTCTCAAGTGTTCACAGAAGAGTAGAGGATTACATAACAATTGAAAGAGTCGAACCGCAATGGCGCACGTTCTTTGAAGATGGAACGAAGATCGACGTCACAAGCGACCTGCCGGACATGCTTGAGCAGATGAAAAAAGTATCCGGTGACACATCCGCTAAGCTGACAGAGCTGATTCATTACGCTGAAAATATGTATGAGCTTTGCATGAAGAGCTTCTATAAGTACAGCCTTGCTGACCTGAAGGACCTGAAGCAGCATCACACGTTAAAAGAATTGATGGCAATGGACCCTTTAAGCACAGTGGCTGATGGTACAAATAAGCGACTGAATAACAAGTATCTTGAACAGATGTTCAACTTCTTCGTTATGTATGTGGGATCAAATCCTTATCAGGCACCAGCTATCCTAAATCAGCTGATTTATGTGCAGCTCGGGCTTGGCATTCATTATGTAAAAGGCGGCATGTATAATATCGCTGAAGGAATGAAGAAGCTGTTAAACGAACTGCGCGTAGATATTCATCTGAACACGCCTGTTGATCATCTTGTGATTGAAGGGAAAGAAGTAAAAGGAATCCGTACTGTAGATGGTACGCTGCACGAAGCGGATATTGTCGTATCCAACCTTGAAGCGATCCCTGCCTACCGCAACCTTGTACCGCATAAGGAAGGTAAGAAGGAAGCGAAGAAGCTGAACAAAAAGTTTGTTCCAAGTGTATCAGGACTTGTTCTGCTGCTTGGGGTAGACCGTGAGTTTACAGACCTGAAGCATCATAACTTCTTCTTCTCAGAAAACCCTGAGAAAGAATTCCATGATATTTTTGAAAAGGGCATTCCTTCAGATGATCCAACTGTCTATATCGGGATCTCAGCACGCTCTGATGAGACGCAGGCGCCAAAGGGTAAAGACAATCTATTCGTCCTGACACACGTTCCACCTTTAAAAGAGGGAGATCAGGGTAAGTATGACTGGTCGGAATACCGTGAGCTTGTCCTTGATAAGCTTGAGAGAAACGGTATGAAGGGGCTGAGGGATTCAATTGAATTTGAATACCGCTTCACACCTGAAGATCTTGAAGAGCTATACGGACCAAACGGCGGTTCAATCTACGGTGTTGCTTCAGATAAGAAGAAGAACGGCGGCTTTAAGATTCCGGCTAAAAGTGAGCTTTATGACAACCTTTACTTTGTCGGCGGCTCCACTCACCCGGGCGGCGGCGTTCCGATGGTCACACTATCAGGTCAGCTGACGGCAGATCTAATCAAAGAACATGAGACGCAAAAGCAGCCTTCATAA